The proteins below come from a single Roseiconus lacunae genomic window:
- a CDS encoding NAD(P)H-dependent flavin oxidoreductase, whose protein sequence is MTKTDPLKTEFCSLVGCDYPIIQAGMGGVARWELAAAVSAAGAFGCLGMVRESADRIRSEIRAVRQRTDRPFGVNLIPAATPPQLFAQELAACIEENVEHIVYFWDVVPAAIDAAKRGGCKVLYQVGSVEDAVEAEAAGADVIIAQGVEGGGHVHGHVTSLTLLPQVINAVKIPVIASGGFADGASLIAAIALGSAGVHCGTVFVASEESFAHQIHKERIIQARETETVHTDAFAINWPPQSPVRVLANKTTQCLNDRLWGYSDQSFPHDAIAEEEGRPVYRFSTDSPLRSMTGELDQLALFAGQVTGQVNEIRPAAKIVDQMIRHARQRLKQLGFDDVWREE, encoded by the coding sequence ATGACCAAGACTGACCCGCTGAAGACCGAATTTTGTTCGCTCGTTGGGTGCGACTATCCGATCATTCAAGCGGGAATGGGAGGCGTCGCGCGTTGGGAACTTGCGGCAGCAGTTTCGGCAGCCGGTGCGTTTGGTTGTCTGGGAATGGTCCGTGAATCAGCAGATCGAATTCGATCTGAAATTAGGGCGGTTCGTCAGCGGACCGACCGCCCCTTCGGCGTCAACTTAATTCCGGCGGCGACGCCGCCACAACTATTTGCCCAAGAGTTAGCGGCCTGTATTGAGGAGAATGTCGAGCACATCGTTTACTTTTGGGACGTGGTTCCTGCGGCGATCGACGCGGCTAAACGTGGCGGCTGCAAGGTTCTGTACCAAGTCGGTAGCGTCGAGGATGCGGTCGAAGCGGAGGCCGCGGGCGCAGACGTGATCATTGCGCAAGGTGTTGAGGGTGGCGGGCATGTTCACGGCCATGTCACCTCGTTGACGCTGCTTCCGCAAGTCATCAATGCGGTGAAAATCCCCGTGATCGCTTCGGGAGGATTCGCCGACGGAGCTAGCTTGATCGCAGCGATCGCTTTGGGTTCCGCCGGCGTGCACTGCGGGACTGTCTTTGTTGCCAGCGAGGAATCGTTTGCCCATCAAATTCACAAGGAACGCATCATCCAAGCTCGCGAAACTGAAACTGTTCACACCGATGCATTCGCAATCAATTGGCCGCCCCAATCTCCTGTTCGTGTCCTAGCAAACAAGACGACCCAATGTCTGAATGACCGGTTGTGGGGATACTCCGATCAAAGCTTCCCGCATGACGCGATCGCCGAAGAAGAGGGTCGACCAGTCTATCGCTTCAGCACCGACTCGCCGCTTCGTTCGATGACCGGAGAGCTTGATCAATTAGCTTTGTTCGCCGGCCAAGTGACGGGACAGGTCAACGAGATCCGACCGGCTGCAAAGATTGTCGATCAAATGATTCGGCATGCTCGCCAGCGACTGAAACAACTCGGTTTCGACGACGTTTGGCGAGAAGAATAG
- a CDS encoding coiled-coil domain-containing protein, whose protein sequence is MNAFKTRLKTASLLFALQWVGVTAATEPDAQSNLTPFLSTLEGATPQLHASDGPTDGKAPLEIVSPSENFDAYWVTYPDTETLLPKLHLSFRFRLNTVPDAAIIETVAGIDGIVRLGHYTAKGTRHVARELRADQEEKTVDSVKLTSPEEVFVKGINFVEVVCRDVKEAHGVIALLQLRVAGVAVTVGTDESTWVSLDGKAWKKASKRHEFDSANAPAAANALAADQAYIRQYAQSLVVDCQASDPSVAGDAIQQLTRLAIKNGGSRYSTNRYLYRENVLWTLRDQYLETLTTHLQSSNRNLQLNALRALTLFLDSDAHPKSVLAGAGAIALMPSSIKMYAEPTVLSALQRSVIEFQTKRSTAAVKLAAAENQAKEAKQAAANASAIVRSATAELQILDAEIEETDQLVGKATANIEVANQISDGLTKTIGADQAELRKLDAQSDQAKTLRDKIEAALNQLRDQASVIGVNELRIKGLETEAKSQVARRIELKAAVGQAEATLVVANTAETKANQSVEKLKQNVGKQNEGLLQHLTTIEAFLDLHSFETLTGRMLVLQLHQVIDQTRLTLYKVELAAADETTTETFEMSHRGYGASASASMIPTASDRSGIRSRPGISRPAPYDSGYTPRDRSVNVRSTFNPIDERSRAGRLLRDDVQAGTPGADSPAEPAPGGSGATSAIPVVETTP, encoded by the coding sequence ATGAACGCCTTTAAGACACGATTGAAAACCGCCAGTCTGTTGTTTGCGCTCCAATGGGTCGGCGTTACTGCGGCAACCGAGCCGGACGCTCAGTCAAATCTGACGCCATTCTTGTCGACCTTAGAAGGTGCAACACCGCAGCTCCATGCCAGCGACGGACCAACCGATGGTAAAGCACCGCTTGAGATCGTTTCGCCTTCGGAAAACTTTGACGCGTATTGGGTAACCTATCCTGATACGGAAACGTTGCTTCCGAAATTGCATCTTTCATTTCGATTTCGTCTTAACACAGTTCCCGATGCCGCGATCATCGAGACCGTCGCCGGCATCGATGGAATCGTTCGCTTGGGACACTACACTGCCAAAGGTACTCGGCACGTCGCGCGGGAACTCCGCGCCGATCAGGAAGAAAAGACCGTCGATAGCGTGAAGCTTACATCGCCGGAAGAGGTGTTCGTCAAAGGAATCAACTTTGTCGAAGTGGTATGTCGTGACGTGAAAGAAGCTCACGGCGTTATCGCATTGCTACAGCTAAGGGTCGCGGGGGTTGCGGTCACCGTTGGAACTGACGAATCAACTTGGGTTTCGCTCGATGGGAAAGCCTGGAAGAAGGCCAGTAAACGTCACGAATTTGATTCAGCGAATGCCCCTGCGGCTGCTAACGCGTTAGCAGCAGACCAAGCTTATATCCGCCAGTACGCCCAATCGCTGGTGGTCGATTGCCAGGCATCCGACCCATCGGTTGCCGGGGATGCTATCCAGCAATTGACGCGTCTGGCGATTAAAAATGGTGGTTCCCGCTATAGTACGAATCGTTATCTGTATCGTGAAAACGTGCTTTGGACACTTCGCGACCAGTACCTCGAAACACTCACGACTCATCTGCAGTCTTCCAATCGGAATCTTCAACTCAACGCGTTGCGAGCACTTACGTTGTTCCTCGATTCGGATGCCCACCCGAAGTCCGTTTTGGCTGGTGCCGGGGCGATTGCTTTGATGCCTTCATCAATCAAGATGTATGCCGAACCGACCGTCTTGTCGGCACTTCAACGATCGGTTATCGAGTTTCAGACCAAACGTTCGACTGCCGCGGTAAAGCTAGCAGCAGCCGAAAACCAAGCGAAGGAGGCAAAGCAAGCTGCGGCAAACGCGAGTGCCATCGTTAGATCTGCGACTGCGGAGCTTCAGATACTCGACGCCGAAATCGAGGAAACCGACCAACTTGTCGGGAAGGCAACCGCAAACATCGAAGTCGCCAATCAGATCAGTGACGGCTTAACCAAAACCATTGGTGCCGATCAAGCGGAGCTCCGTAAACTTGACGCACAGTCTGATCAGGCTAAGACGTTACGCGATAAGATCGAAGCTGCTTTGAATCAGCTTCGTGATCAAGCGTCCGTGATCGGTGTTAACGAACTCAGGATCAAGGGGCTCGAAACAGAAGCTAAGTCTCAGGTCGCCCGCCGGATCGAACTGAAGGCAGCAGTCGGGCAAGCCGAGGCGACGCTGGTCGTTGCAAATACAGCAGAGACGAAGGCGAATCAATCAGTCGAAAAACTGAAGCAAAACGTTGGAAAGCAAAACGAAGGGTTATTGCAGCATCTCACAACAATCGAAGCGTTTTTGGACCTGCACTCGTTTGAAACGCTGACCGGACGTATGCTGGTCCTTCAATTGCACCAAGTCATCGATCAAACCAGATTGACGTTGTACAAAGTCGAACTGGCAGCAGCGGATGAAACCACCACTGAAACCTTCGAGATGTCTCATCGCGGGTATGGGGCTTCGGCGTCTGCGTCGATGATACCAACCGCATCTGATCGAAGTGGAATTCGAAGTCGTCCAGGAATCAGCCGCCCTGCGCCGTACGATTCGGGCTACACACCGCGTGACCGATCGGTGAATGTCAGATCTACTTTCAACCCGATTGATGAACGGTCAAGAGCCGGGCGATTGCTGCGTGATGACGTACAAGCAGGCACACCAGGCGCGGATTCCCCGGCCGAACCAGCACCCGGAGGTAGCGGAGCCACGTCAGCGATTCCAGTCGTCGAAACGACTCCGTAG
- a CDS encoding RrF2 family transcriptional regulator — MNLTTQTDYALRTLMFLATRSERCNVADIANLFGISVNHVAKVVNLLAREGYVKSVRGVGGGIELGMLPEEISIGTVIATIESDTHLLPCVGSDDSCVIHSFCKLKGVLSEAERIQREYLDSVTLADVVPTKRQINRVQ; from the coding sequence GACTACGCCTTGCGGACACTAATGTTTCTCGCGACGCGATCGGAACGTTGCAATGTCGCTGACATTGCAAACTTGTTCGGCATCTCGGTCAACCATGTCGCAAAAGTCGTCAATCTTCTTGCCCGCGAAGGTTACGTCAAAAGCGTTCGTGGTGTCGGTGGCGGAATAGAATTGGGGATGCTCCCCGAAGAAATTTCAATCGGCACAGTGATTGCAACCATCGAATCCGACACACACTTGCTACCCTGCGTCGGAAGCGATGACTCGTGTGTGATCCATTCGTTCTGCAAGCTAAAGGGGGTTCTATCCGAAGCCGAACGAATTCAGCGTGAGTATCTCGACAGCGTCACGCTGGCGGATGTAGTACCGACGAAACGGCAAATCAATCGTGTTCAGTAG
- a CDS encoding trypsin-like peptidase domain-containing protein, whose translation MAKKKASRSNTSARRSNSRRSSKKKTVKAEQFKSFPDELASAKVRLLPVSRDVACAKARMVIAQEIETLKKQPGFQFADVGYKFTGNSRTDYIALRLHVDGKCDATSSDCLPKTFLDGTLPTDVIVSNFVPAGTTDAGAKIRSDGTPASKFGTLGMGVDGDAFGSGYFLTCAHVVTDTQNPPDKNYDVSDIQGDVVARATTESPRFFQFNDFLDAAILAPHVSVTESDLGPFRQYLPSDVDPPNRVSEVEQNDLDLAVYKIGATTDATWGFIDSVHPMPIPIQGTGLNATDHFIVRSERDQNRRHNARKSFAKGGDSGSIVCTANGRVLGMVRAVLDDNDDSVVDRVVVTRMTNLMAVMPFRLR comes from the coding sequence ATGGCGAAAAAGAAAGCGTCCCGATCGAATACCTCGGCTCGACGTTCGAACTCGCGGCGATCATCGAAAAAGAAGACCGTCAAGGCGGAGCAGTTCAAATCGTTTCCCGATGAACTCGCGTCCGCCAAAGTCCGGCTCCTTCCGGTCTCGCGGGATGTCGCGTGCGCGAAAGCACGAATGGTGATCGCCCAGGAGATCGAAACACTGAAGAAGCAGCCTGGATTTCAGTTCGCTGACGTCGGTTACAAGTTTACCGGCAACTCTAGAACGGACTACATCGCGCTGCGTCTTCATGTGGATGGGAAGTGTGATGCCACTTCAAGCGACTGTTTGCCCAAAACGTTTTTGGATGGGACGTTGCCGACCGATGTGATCGTTTCCAACTTCGTTCCCGCCGGAACAACTGATGCGGGGGCGAAGATCAGGTCTGACGGAACCCCGGCGTCCAAGTTCGGAACGTTGGGAATGGGAGTCGATGGCGACGCATTCGGAAGCGGGTACTTTTTGACGTGTGCCCACGTGGTGACCGACACACAAAACCCGCCGGACAAAAACTACGACGTCTCGGATATTCAGGGCGACGTGGTTGCAAGAGCGACAACCGAAAGTCCACGTTTCTTTCAGTTCAATGACTTTCTGGACGCCGCCATTCTTGCGCCACACGTCTCGGTGACCGAGAGTGATCTTGGACCGTTTCGACAGTACTTGCCGTCCGATGTTGATCCACCAAACCGAGTCAGCGAAGTCGAGCAAAACGATCTCGATCTGGCGGTTTATAAGATCGGTGCGACGACCGACGCGACTTGGGGATTTATCGATTCGGTTCATCCGATGCCGATTCCAATCCAAGGGACCGGGTTAAACGCGACCGATCACTTCATCGTTCGCTCAGAAAGAGATCAAAATCGACGACATAACGCTCGGAAAAGCTTTGCCAAAGGGGGCGATAGTGGATCGATCGTCTGCACCGCCAACGGTCGAGTCTTAGGAATGGTCCGTGCGGTATTGGATGACAATGATGACAGCGTCGTCGATCGGGTCGTCGTCACACGCATGACAAATTTGATGGCCGTGATGCCATTCCGACTTCGCTGA
- a CDS encoding c-type heme family protein has product MRRTIQLSIMQLYGANPMNRPMNWTSLVLIVVLLGFTELGPFADGSLATGEDVGTSGPAEAGDRATPQAPTTDEARGRARLMHELIHGSLQVMHRDFFDEDDAAAIPSSSLEDVFEEMLQTHHVKIRWLIVDTDIVNVDHEPEDDFEEAAVRALKKGNQRFESVENGRYRYVGAIRLASQCLKCHVKHRADTQDRVAGLSISMAVKTP; this is encoded by the coding sequence ATGCGGCGAACAATTCAGCTTTCCATCATGCAGTTATACGGTGCCAATCCGATGAACCGACCAATGAACTGGACTTCGCTCGTATTGATTGTTGTGTTACTTGGATTTACCGAACTCGGGCCTTTCGCTGATGGTTCTCTGGCAACCGGTGAGGATGTCGGGACCAGCGGGCCAGCGGAGGCAGGAGATCGTGCGACGCCGCAAGCACCGACGACCGACGAAGCCCGTGGGCGGGCGCGACTGATGCATGAATTGATTCACGGTTCATTGCAAGTAATGCATCGTGATTTTTTTGACGAAGACGATGCGGCGGCGATACCGTCGTCATCGCTGGAGGACGTGTTCGAAGAAATGCTGCAAACGCATCACGTCAAGATTCGCTGGTTGATCGTTGACACCGATATTGTCAACGTCGATCACGAACCGGAGGATGATTTCGAAGAAGCAGCCGTGAGGGCATTGAAGAAAGGAAATCAACGATTCGAATCGGTCGAAAATGGCCGTTACCGCTACGTCGGGGCAATCCGGTTGGCATCACAGTGTCTGAAATGCCACGTCAAACACCGTGCCGATACTCAAGATCGGGTCGCCGGACTATCGATCTCAATGGCCGTTAAAACTCCTTGA